One part of the [Synechococcus] sp. NIES-970 genome encodes these proteins:
- a CDS encoding polyA polymerase family protein, with product MDVILCHQTVDFDALGAAIALASLRVGSRVVLTGGAHPGVKRFLALYRGEFPFIEMRSVHPEQLRTIMVVDNQQRQRLGKAQEWLDGPQVQQIEIYDHHVDQERDIPATYVEIEPVGATTTIIAEKLQARGIELDPYTATVMALGIHVDTGSLTFDQTTVRDAQALTWLMGQGAMVKIIAEYAEPGFSPQVQHLFSEAIAHLKQENIQGYLVARVLLKSPDFVPGLSNLVEQMMQMTDLDALLVGHFYHQTDTEGKLVIIGRSHITGTNLNQLFAPYGGGGHDQAASMSLRSNEPEMMLQNIYNEFVRQVPAALTARDLMTAPVRTILPQTSIEEAQRVLFRYGHSGLAVVDETQKLVGVISRRDLDLAIHHGFRHAPVKGYMSREVRTIGPETTMREIESIMVTDDVGRLPVIEGEQLVGIVTRTDILRQHHQEQHLALLPPAKDENDRYPLRHLFAERLAPALWELLQGVAAEAEKRGWHLYLVGGAVRDVLLANSEEELLLQDIDLVVDGFHAAADVGAGVTLANFICDRQANARLSVHGEFQTAAILWHKDPVLGSLWMDIATARTEFYPYPAANPEVEASSIRQDLYRRDFTINALCLRLTEPRSGELLDFFGGLWDLKKRQIRVLHANSFIEDPTRIYRAVRFAVRLNFWLEVQTEEYIRYAIASGIYDKLHHEKPQAPALTTRLRAELKYLLTAKYWKPALQLLDDLGALKCIHKNLALAPTVWWQIRCVDRWLRYHDPDHGLEHWRIRLEALLMNLTTAERLQVGDRLQLPKDSLQRLENISHHETEILPKLAQAEKLSEKVFALKNLTLPEIMLLAAMGPKNIRHDLWQYLRHWQFIKAPLDGSDLKELGYKPGPQFRDILSDLLKQTIDQTIGDRPAALAYLAENYPPR from the coding sequence ATGGATGTAATTCTCTGTCACCAAACCGTTGATTTTGATGCCCTAGGGGCGGCGATCGCCCTTGCCTCTCTGCGGGTAGGTTCACGGGTAGTCTTGACGGGGGGAGCCCATCCAGGGGTAAAACGCTTTCTGGCGTTGTACCGGGGAGAATTTCCGTTTATCGAAATGCGCTCAGTTCACCCAGAGCAGTTGCGGACAATTATGGTGGTGGACAATCAGCAGCGGCAACGGTTGGGGAAGGCCCAGGAATGGCTAGATGGACCCCAGGTGCAACAGATAGAAATTTATGACCACCATGTGGATCAGGAGCGGGATATTCCAGCCACCTATGTGGAGATCGAGCCAGTGGGGGCAACAACGACGATCATTGCGGAAAAATTACAGGCAAGAGGTATAGAACTCGATCCTTACACGGCGACGGTGATGGCCTTGGGAATCCATGTGGATACGGGGTCGCTAACTTTTGATCAAACGACGGTGCGAGATGCCCAGGCGTTGACCTGGCTGATGGGCCAGGGGGCCATGGTAAAAATTATCGCCGAGTACGCCGAACCAGGATTTTCGCCCCAGGTACAACATCTGTTTTCGGAGGCGATCGCCCACCTGAAACAAGAAAATATCCAGGGTTACTTGGTGGCGCGGGTACTGCTAAAGTCCCCTGATTTTGTGCCGGGGCTGTCGAATTTGGTGGAGCAAATGATGCAGATGACTGACCTGGATGCCCTCCTCGTTGGCCATTTTTATCACCAGACAGATACCGAGGGGAAGTTGGTGATCATCGGGCGATCGCACATCACTGGCACCAATCTCAATCAACTGTTTGCGCCCTATGGTGGCGGCGGCCATGACCAAGCGGCGTCCATGAGCTTGCGCAGCAATGAACCAGAAATGATGCTGCAAAACATTTATAACGAGTTTGTAAGGCAAGTGCCCGCTGCTCTGACAGCCAGGGATTTGATGACGGCCCCCGTGCGGACAATTTTGCCCCAAACTTCTATTGAGGAAGCCCAACGAGTCTTGTTTCGCTATGGCCATTCGGGGTTAGCGGTGGTGGATGAAACGCAAAAATTGGTGGGGGTGATCTCCCGGCGAGATTTAGATCTGGCGATTCACCATGGGTTTCGCCATGCCCCCGTCAAGGGCTACATGAGCCGGGAGGTGCGCACCATTGGCCCCGAAACGACAATGCGTGAAATTGAATCGATTATGGTCACCGACGATGTGGGGCGGTTGCCCGTGATCGAAGGGGAACAATTGGTGGGCATCGTCACCCGGACAGATATTTTGCGGCAACATCACCAAGAGCAGCATCTGGCCCTCCTCCCCCCGGCAAAAGATGAAAATGATCGTTATCCCCTGCGACATCTGTTTGCGGAACGCCTCGCCCCTGCTCTCTGGGAACTGTTACAAGGAGTGGCAGCAGAAGCAGAAAAACGGGGTTGGCATTTATATCTTGTTGGCGGCGCAGTGCGGGATGTGCTGTTGGCAAATTCTGAGGAGGAATTATTGTTACAGGATATTGATCTGGTGGTGGATGGGTTCCATGCGGCGGCAGATGTGGGGGCCGGGGTCACCCTGGCGAATTTTATTTGCGATCGCCAAGCCAATGCACGCCTATCCGTCCATGGGGAATTTCAAACAGCGGCGATCCTGTGGCACAAAGATCCAGTGCTGGGCTCCCTGTGGATGGACATTGCCACGGCTCGCACGGAGTTTTATCCTTATCCGGCGGCGAATCCAGAGGTGGAAGCCAGTTCGATTCGGCAGGATTTATATCGGCGCGACTTTACGATCAATGCCCTCTGTTTGCGCTTGACGGAACCCCGGTCGGGGGAATTATTAGACTTTTTCGGCGGCCTCTGGGATCTAAAAAAACGGCAAATTCGGGTGCTCCACGCCAACAGTTTCATTGAAGACCCGACGCGCATCTATCGGGCGGTGCGGTTTGCCGTGCGGCTCAATTTTTGGTTGGAAGTGCAAACCGAAGAATATATCCGCTATGCGATCGCCTCTGGTATCTACGATAAACTGCACCACGAAAAACCCCAGGCACCAGCCCTAACGACGCGTTTACGGGCGGAATTAAAATATCTGTTGACGGCGAAATATTGGAAGCCCGCCTTGCAATTATTGGATGATTTGGGCGCGTTGAAATGTATCCATAAAAATCTGGCCCTTGCCCCGACTGTGTGGTGGCAGATTCGCTGTGTCGACCGTTGGTTGCGCTACCACGACCCGGACCATGGGCTAGAACATTGGCGAATCCGCCTTGAGGCGCTGTTAATGAATTTGACAACGGCAGAACGTTTACAAGTGGGCGATCGCCTGCAATTGCCCAAAGACAGTTTGCAGCGGCTAGAAAATATCTCTCACCATGAAACGGAGATTTTGCCAAAGTTAGCCCAAGCAGAAAAACTCAGTGAAAAAGTCTTCGCCCTGAAGAATCTGACTTTACCTGAAATAATGTTGCTTGCGGCCATGGGGCCGAAAAACATACGCCATGATCTGTGGCAGTATCTGCGGCACTGGCAGTTTATCAAAGCGCCCCTCGATGGCTCCGACCTGAAGGAATTAGGCTATAAACCAGGCCCACAATTTCGGGATATCTTGTCTGATCTTCTGAAACAAACCATCGATCAAACCATTGGCGATCGCCCCGCTGCCCTGGCTTATCTAGCAGAAAATTATCCGCCCCGCTAA
- a CDS encoding anti-anti-sigma factor yields the protein MDNKIAIFHPTGIFDNIKYLEFRDDLIKSVTEEKKEIALLDFTGITFMDSAGLGSLVLLLKAVRSHGAKMVLCHVNEQVQMLFELTNMDKVFEIFPTQADFFAHRGAKS from the coding sequence ATGGATAATAAAATTGCCATTTTTCATCCCACTGGAATTTTTGATAATATCAAATACCTCGAATTTCGGGATGATTTAATCAAAAGCGTGACTGAAGAAAAGAAAGAAATTGCGCTCTTAGATTTTACTGGGATCACATTTATGGATAGCGCCGGCTTAGGTTCTCTGGTATTGCTATTAAAAGCAGTGCGGTCCCATGGCGCGAAAATGGTATTGTGCCATGTTAATGAGCAAGTACAAATGCTCTTTGAACTAACTAATATGGATAAAGTTTTTGAAATTTTTCCGACCCAGGCCGATTTTTTCGCCCATCGAGGGGCTAAATCTTAA
- the mfd gene encoding Transcription-repair coupling factor, whose protein sequence is MTFSSVVRFLSRSVLMAEFQQKLCTKGELHLSGIPRLPKGLIASGLAQLQEKNLLVVCATLEEAGRWAAQLEAMGWGQVLFYPTSEASPYEAFDPESEMIWGQMQTLGAIAQTTVTSKGMAIVATERALQPHLPPQAVFQDFCLSLTPGQEIDSQAIADQLTRLGYERVSLVEVEGQWTRRGDIVDVFPVSGELPVRLDFFGDELESIREFDPTSQRSLDKLEQLFLTPTTWGPLIGQNIADPQALSLTPEEIEQWTAGLYPEGMQRFLGVAFGEQVASILDYLPENTLVAVDELAQCLAHGDRTYETHEGQWQLRHGECALPKIHRTAQDNFDRLGQRYPKFYLTELDEAGENSLNLSSRPVPITPHQFGKLAEILRGKREIYSTITLDRYSTWLVSAQPSRSVALLQEHDCAAQFIPNPRDYPAIEKHQIQGTAIALKYKGQAELEGFILPTFRLAVVTDREFYGQHALTSFGYIRKRRRAASKAVDVNKLNPGDYIVHKSHGIGRFIKIETLQSREYLVLKYEDGTLRIPADSLDTLSRYRHTAKGRPELHKMGGKTWEKTKEKVRKSVKKLAVDLLKIYAQRTEIKGIAYPTDTPWQQEMEDSFPYQATPDQLKAVQDIKRDLEGDRPMDRLVCGDVGFGKTEVAIRAIFKVVTSGHKQVALLAPTTILTQQHYHTLKERFAPYPINIGLLNRFRTASERKDILERLKNGELDIVIGTQQILGQEVVFKDLGMLVVDEEQRFGVNQKEKIKAMKTKVDVLTLSATPIPRTLYMSLSGIREMSLITTPPPSRRPIQTHVSRYNPEIVRTAIRNELDRGGQIFYVVPRVEGIEEIAAQLQAMIPTARVAIAHGQMDEAELETTMLTFNNGEADILLCTTIVESGLDIPRVNTIIVEDAQRFGLSQLYQLRGRVGRSGIQAHAWLLYPSKGELTEKARKRLRALQEFSQLGSGYQLAMRDMEIRGVGNLLGAEQSGQMEAIGFELYMEMLQECINEIRGEEIPQVDDCQIDLKLTAFIPANYIPDPDQKLAAYRLITRANSRPELVQIAADWGDRYGQLPPSVEQLLQVIELKAIAKSLGFSRIKPEGKQNIALETPMEEPAWKRLEEKLPTHLHSRFVYTPKKVTVRGLGAIKPQQQLDSLIEWLGWMQGVLEEAKV, encoded by the coding sequence ATGACTTTTTCTTCGGTTGTTCGTTTCCTGAGTCGTTCTGTTTTGATGGCAGAGTTTCAACAAAAACTCTGTACGAAAGGGGAACTCCACCTCAGCGGCATCCCAAGACTCCCCAAAGGATTGATCGCCTCAGGTCTGGCGCAACTGCAGGAAAAAAATCTCCTGGTGGTTTGCGCCACCCTAGAGGAAGCGGGACGATGGGCCGCCCAACTGGAGGCAATGGGCTGGGGGCAGGTGCTGTTTTATCCCACCTCGGAAGCATCCCCCTATGAGGCATTTGACCCGGAGTCGGAAATGATCTGGGGCCAAATGCAGACCCTCGGGGCGATCGCCCAAACCACAGTTACAAGTAAGGGGATGGCGATCGTTGCCACGGAACGGGCGCTTCAACCCCATCTACCGCCCCAGGCAGTTTTTCAGGATTTTTGTTTGTCCCTCACCCCAGGGCAAGAAATTGACAGTCAGGCGATCGCCGACCAATTAACCCGTTTGGGTTATGAACGGGTGAGCCTGGTGGAAGTAGAAGGCCAGTGGACCAGGCGGGGGGATATTGTCGATGTGTTCCCGGTGTCTGGGGAGTTACCTGTACGCCTCGATTTCTTTGGGGATGAGCTCGAAAGCATCCGGGAGTTTGACCCCACTAGCCAGCGTTCCCTCGATAAGCTGGAGCAGTTATTTCTCACACCCACTACTTGGGGGCCGCTCATTGGTCAAAATATCGCTGATCCCCAAGCCCTTTCCCTAACGCCCGAGGAAATAGAACAATGGACAGCCGGCCTCTATCCAGAAGGAATGCAGCGCTTTTTGGGGGTTGCCTTTGGGGAGCAGGTGGCCTCGATTTTAGATTATCTGCCCGAAAATACCCTTGTGGCCGTGGATGAACTGGCCCAATGTTTGGCCCATGGCGATCGCACCTATGAAACCCACGAAGGCCAGTGGCAATTGCGCCATGGGGAATGTGCCCTACCAAAAATTCACCGCACCGCCCAGGACAATTTTGATCGCCTCGGCCAACGTTACCCCAAGTTTTACCTAACGGAGCTGGATGAAGCCGGGGAAAACAGCCTCAACCTTTCCAGTCGCCCGGTGCCGATTACCCCCCACCAATTTGGCAAACTAGCTGAAATTTTGCGGGGGAAGCGGGAAATTTATAGCACCATCACCCTTGATCGCTATAGCACTTGGCTCGTGTCTGCCCAGCCGTCCCGCTCCGTGGCCCTGCTCCAGGAACATGACTGCGCCGCCCAGTTTATCCCTAATCCCAGGGACTATCCCGCCATCGAAAAGCACCAGATCCAGGGGACGGCGATCGCCCTCAAATACAAAGGCCAGGCAGAACTAGAAGGGTTTATCTTGCCCACGTTCCGGTTAGCTGTGGTCACGGACCGGGAATTTTATGGCCAACATGCCCTCACCAGCTTTGGGTACATCCGCAAACGCCGCCGGGCTGCCTCAAAAGCGGTTGATGTAAATAAACTCAACCCCGGTGACTACATTGTGCACAAAAGCCATGGCATTGGTCGTTTTATCAAAATCGAAACCCTCCAAAGCCGGGAATACCTTGTCCTGAAATATGAAGACGGGACGCTGCGGATTCCGGCTGATTCCCTTGATACCCTTTCCCGATACCGCCACACGGCGAAAGGACGCCCTGAACTCCACAAAATGGGTGGGAAAACCTGGGAAAAAACGAAGGAAAAAGTCCGTAAGTCTGTTAAAAAGCTGGCGGTGGACCTACTTAAAATCTATGCCCAACGGACGGAAATTAAGGGCATTGCCTATCCCACTGATACCCCCTGGCAGCAAGAGATGGAGGATTCTTTCCCCTACCAGGCCACCCCAGACCAACTGAAGGCGGTACAGGACATTAAGCGAGATCTCGAAGGTGATCGCCCGATGGATCGGCTGGTTTGTGGCGATGTGGGCTTCGGAAAAACGGAGGTGGCGATCCGGGCCATTTTTAAGGTGGTCACTAGTGGCCATAAACAAGTGGCCCTGCTTGCGCCAACGACGATTCTTACCCAACAGCATTACCACACCCTCAAGGAACGCTTTGCCCCCTACCCGATTAACATTGGCCTCCTCAACCGGTTTCGCACCGCCTCTGAACGCAAGGACATTTTAGAGCGGCTCAAAAATGGCGAACTAGATATTGTTATTGGGACACAGCAGATCTTGGGTCAGGAGGTGGTCTTCAAAGATCTGGGAATGCTGGTGGTGGACGAAGAACAGCGCTTTGGAGTGAACCAAAAGGAAAAAATCAAGGCGATGAAAACCAAGGTGGATGTGCTCACCCTCTCCGCCACGCCGATCCCGAGAACCCTTTATATGTCTTTGTCAGGAATTCGGGAGATGAGCTTAATCACGACGCCTCCCCCCTCCCGTCGCCCAATCCAAACCCATGTGTCCCGTTATAACCCGGAAATCGTCCGCACGGCGATTCGCAATGAATTAGACCGGGGCGGCCAAATTTTCTACGTGGTGCCTCGGGTGGAAGGGATTGAAGAGATTGCCGCCCAGTTGCAGGCGATGATTCCCACAGCGCGGGTGGCGATCGCCCACGGTCAGATGGACGAGGCAGAATTGGAAACGACGATGCTCACCTTTAACAATGGCGAGGCGGATATTCTCCTCTGCACCACAATCGTGGAATCGGGCCTTGATATCCCCCGGGTGAACACGATTATCGTCGAAGATGCCCAACGTTTTGGCCTGTCCCAGCTCTACCAACTGCGGGGCCGGGTGGGGCGTTCGGGGATCCAAGCCCACGCTTGGCTCCTCTATCCCAGTAAAGGGGAGCTGACCGAAAAAGCGCGGAAACGGCTACGGGCGCTACAGGAATTTAGTCAACTCGGTTCCGGTTACCAACTGGCAATGCGAGACATGGAAATCCGGGGTGTGGGGAATCTGTTGGGGGCAGAACAGTCGGGGCAAATGGAGGCGATCGGCTTTGAGCTGTATATGGAAATGCTCCAGGAGTGCATCAATGAAATTCGCGGTGAAGAAATTCCCCAGGTGGATGATTGCCAAATTGACCTCAAATTGACGGCCTTTATCCCCGCCAACTACATCCCCGACCCTGACCAGAAGCTTGCTGCCTACCGTTTAATTACCCGGGCCAATTCCAGGCCGGAACTGGTCCAAATTGCAGCCGATTGGGGCGATCGCTATGGTCAACTGCCCCCCTCAGTGGAGCAACTGCTGCAGGTGATTGAACTCAAAGCGATCGCCAAATCCCTTGGTTTTTCTCGGATTAAACCCGAAGGCAAGCAAAATATTGCCCTAGAAACCCCCATGGAAGAACCCGCCTGGAAACGCCTAGAAGAAAAGTTGCCCACCCATCTTCATTCCCGCTTTGTCTACACGCCCAAAAAAGTTACGGTGCGGGGCCTGGGGGCGATTAAACCCCAGCAACAACTGGATAGTTTGATTGAATGGCTCGGGTGGATGCAGGGGGTTTTGGAGGAGGCAAAGGTTTAG
- a CDS encoding blue-copper-protein-like protein: MVFKNLVNYGKIFVLMILMVLGLTQGAIALPVPAQQPLQEIQVHLGNAKGELKFEPDHLEFTAGQRYKLLLDNPSNQKHYFTAKDFADTIWSQKVEAGKVEIKGAIHELELKPGAIAEWVFIPQKTGEFELHCSVPGHAAAGMVGTINVLANPLP, from the coding sequence ATGGTGTTTAAGAATCTAGTCAATTACGGCAAAATTTTCGTACTGATGATCTTGATGGTGTTGGGTTTGACCCAGGGGGCGATCGCCTTGCCAGTTCCCGCGCAACAGCCCCTCCAGGAAATCCAAGTACATCTGGGGAATGCCAAAGGGGAACTAAAATTCGAGCCGGACCACCTCGAGTTCACCGCTGGCCAGCGTTATAAACTGCTGCTCGATAACCCCAGTAACCAAAAGCACTATTTCACCGCCAAGGATTTCGCCGATACGATCTGGAGCCAAAAAGTTGAGGCAGGCAAGGTGGAGATCAAGGGGGCGATCCATGAACTAGAACTCAAACCCGGGGCGATCGCCGAATGGGTGTTTATCCCCCAAAAGACCGGTGAATTTGAACTCCACTGTTCCGTACCAGGCCATGCCGCCGCTGGCATGGTAGGCACAATCAACGTTCTGGCTAATCCCCTCCCCTAA
- the glnB gene encoding nitrogen regulatory protein P-II → MKKVEAIIRPFKLDEVKIALVNAGIVGMTVSEVRGFGRQKGQTERYRGSEYTVEFLQKLKIEIVIDDDQVDAVVDKIVAAARTGEIGDGKIFISPVDQIVRIRTGEKDLEAV, encoded by the coding sequence ATGAAAAAAGTAGAAGCCATTATTCGTCCCTTCAAACTCGACGAAGTCAAAATTGCCCTAGTCAACGCTGGCATCGTCGGCATGACTGTATCTGAGGTTCGCGGTTTCGGTCGCCAAAAAGGCCAAACGGAAAGATATCGCGGTTCTGAATACACCGTTGAATTCTTACAGAAGCTCAAGATCGAAATCGTCATCGATGATGATCAAGTGGATGCAGTAGTGGACAAGATTGTTGCGGCGGCCCGGACTGGGGAAATCGGTGACGGGAAAATCTTTATCTCTCCGGTGGATCAAATTGTACGGATCCGGACTGGTGAAAAAGACCTCGAAGCAGTCTAA
- a CDS encoding thioesterase family protein, with translation MAYLYQRTIHLADTDAAGVVYFAQLLHICHEAYETCLTAVGLDWSSLLQAQQVVLPIVHGEIDFFQPIRWGDRLKISLQPSLEKPSQFQICYQIFHAESDPKQTKPLAIALTRHVAIEPKKQQRCELPEIVQRWLRNAPKAEDSKI, from the coding sequence ATGGCCTACCTTTACCAGCGGACCATTCACCTGGCAGACACCGATGCGGCGGGGGTGGTCTACTTTGCGCAACTGCTTCATATTTGCCACGAAGCCTATGAAACTTGTCTGACGGCGGTGGGCCTAGATTGGTCTAGTTTACTGCAAGCCCAACAAGTGGTGCTTCCCATTGTCCATGGGGAAATCGATTTTTTTCAACCCATCCGCTGGGGCGATCGCCTAAAAATTTCTTTACAGCCCAGTTTAGAAAAGCCGAGTCAATTTCAAATTTGTTACCAAATTTTTCACGCTGAATCAGACCCCAAGCAAACAAAACCTCTGGCGATCGCCCTCACCCGCCATGTGGCGATCGAACCGAAGAAACAACAGCGTTGTGAACTGCCTGAAATTGTCCAAAGATGGTTAAGGAATGCCCCAAAAGCCGAAGACAGCAAAATTTAG
- a CDS encoding hypothetical protein (conserved hypothetical protein), with protein sequence MSTTGPYQSKLFNFLNRQSIQWGNRLTQAARRLKITVEWGAQISLYPLYMLVQTSRVAVRQIAAVQTGRQRQRALAADSQPTVLDPVATTLSSTTEDFAVTQSLQGLACDLETQDILFVDPENHTIAPSQSQTELKQQISFQLGSVNYQKRQQELARHSPNPRVLPPIYGHQPRLLPPVRWLLRGLSWLEQSPVAIAIDLFGESHWHTAVIPPEIYAPQLLPPLPLEPVLKPIDQRLAQFEQQWLTPVEPAENLSFLQRFVRRFLLPKDRTTALTKTQAPEPAPTPWLTWADLFREKSAAPSQNQANNPETTISQAALTDLVAQIGHDNQPVTLVKTPHDSSQAIASHAPQTKTLTRQESSPSEKGIEAKPEWIETKALSIGYEQHFLERILKAVDHLLAWLENTATKVLQRLGRFGK encoded by the coding sequence ATGTCCACCACCGGCCCCTACCAAAGTAAACTCTTTAACTTCCTCAATCGTCAATCGATTCAGTGGGGCAACCGACTCACCCAGGCCGCCCGCCGTCTAAAAATCACGGTGGAATGGGGTGCCCAAATTTCCCTCTATCCGCTGTATATGCTGGTACAAACCAGCCGCGTGGCAGTGCGACAAATCGCTGCGGTTCAAACAGGACGTCAACGTCAGCGCGCCCTCGCCGCAGACTCACAACCGACAGTCCTCGATCCAGTGGCTACAACCCTCAGCAGCACCACCGAAGATTTCGCGGTAACCCAATCCCTCCAAGGTTTGGCCTGCGATCTGGAAACCCAGGATATTTTATTTGTTGACCCAGAAAACCATACCATTGCACCTTCCCAATCCCAGACGGAACTGAAACAGCAAATTAGCTTTCAGCTCGGCAGTGTCAATTACCAAAAACGGCAGCAGGAATTAGCCCGCCATAGCCCAAATCCGCGCGTTTTGCCGCCGATCTATGGCCACCAACCCCGCCTCTTGCCCCCGGTGCGCTGGTTGCTCCGGGGTTTAAGCTGGCTGGAACAGAGCCCAGTGGCGATCGCCATTGATCTCTTTGGAGAATCCCACTGGCACACCGCCGTCATTCCACCGGAAATTTATGCGCCTCAATTGCTGCCCCCATTGCCCCTAGAGCCTGTCCTCAAACCCATCGACCAGCGCCTGGCTCAGTTCGAGCAGCAATGGCTTACCCCCGTTGAACCGGCGGAAAATTTATCATTTCTGCAACGGTTTGTGCGCCGATTTTTGCTCCCAAAAGATCGCACCACCGCCCTTACCAAAACCCAAGCTCCGGAACCAGCCCCCACCCCTTGGCTCACCTGGGCTGATTTATTTCGCGAAAAAAGTGCAGCGCCCTCCCAAAACCAAGCAAACAACCCGGAAACTACTATTTCTCAGGCAGCTTTAACGGATTTGGTCGCCCAGATAGGCCACGATAATCAGCCTGTGACCTTGGTGAAAACCCCCCATGACTCGTCCCAGGCGATCGCCTCCCACGCCCCCCAAACCAAAACCCTGACCCGCCAGGAATCATCTCCCTCGGAAAAGGGTATCGAAGCAAAACCGGAATGGATTGAAACCAAAGCCCTCAGCATTGGCTATGAACAGCATTTTTTAGAACGGATCCTCAAGGCAGTGGATCACCTATTGGCCTGGCTTGAAAACACAGCGACAAAGGTACTACAACGCTTGGGTAGATTTGGGAAATAG
- a CDS encoding hypothetical protein (conserved hypothetical protein) has protein sequence MVAIAFSGKTVKSLGLGAMILACGAVVVSLQQLRLTGLKQGTDLTPELVERQVQAEAASLALWQQLPAYGYDNLFANWVFLRFLQYFGDDEARNLGNYRLSADFFEVIVERDPWFVEGYYYLSGSSSLYGGTPDRTVDILNRGLAQMTPTTPPKGFFLWRMKAIDEHLFLGDVPAAIQSHKTAAEWASYYDDPESQSARERSEQTAAFLERDPRSVMARITAWSGILGQARDVETQRRAIAELEALGVIIAVDAMGRPSFTIPPEILEAEREALQIQPD, from the coding sequence ATGGTGGCGATCGCCTTTTCTGGGAAAACAGTCAAAAGTTTGGGCCTCGGGGCAATGATTCTTGCTTGCGGGGCTGTGGTCGTCTCTCTGCAACAGTTGCGGCTTACGGGTTTAAAGCAGGGCACAGACCTCACCCCAGAACTGGTCGAGCGCCAAGTCCAAGCAGAAGCCGCTAGCCTCGCCTTATGGCAGCAACTGCCCGCCTACGGCTATGACAACCTTTTCGCAAACTGGGTCTTTTTGCGCTTTTTGCAATATTTCGGCGATGATGAAGCGCGAAATTTGGGGAACTATCGCCTGAGTGCTGATTTTTTTGAGGTGATCGTTGAGCGCGATCCCTGGTTTGTGGAAGGTTACTATTATCTGTCTGGGAGTAGCTCTCTCTATGGGGGGACACCAGACCGGACAGTGGATATTCTTAACCGGGGCCTCGCCCAGATGACCCCGACGACGCCACCTAAGGGCTTTTTTCTCTGGCGGATGAAGGCGATCGATGAGCATCTTTTTTTAGGAGATGTACCCGCTGCGATTCAATCCCATAAAACTGCGGCGGAATGGGCTTCTTATTACGATGATCCCGAAAGTCAAAGCGCCAGGGAGCGTTCTGAACAAACAGCTGCCTTTTTGGAACGAGATCCCCGCAGTGTGATGGCCCGAATCACCGCTTGGTCTGGGATTCTCGGTCAGGCGCGGGATGTAGAAACCCAACGGCGGGCGATCGCCGAACTCGAAGCCCTAGGAGTGATCATTGCAGTGGATGCAATGGGACGGCCCAGCTTTACGATTCCCCCAGAAATTTTAGAGGCAGAACGGGAAGCCCTCCAGATTCAGCCAGATTAA